GTGGCTTCGTCACTCTGCTGCTATCATCCCTCTTATCATCTTTTCCCTCTTAAAGTTGCATTGTCCCTTAATTGAATTTTAATTTATTCTGAACAGACTTGCTTTCATTTTCTGGTTGCCTTTAGCTTCTGTTGAGCCTGCTTTGCTTTCAAACAGACTATCTTCTTCCTAGTCTTACTGCTTTCGTTTTAAGTATGGATTATCTTCACTTGTTCTGCTAAAGTTTCTTAATGAGATTTGATGAATACTGGACTCTAATTTGCTATATTCTTTCTACTATTATATATATAGAAGTAGAACAAAAAAAAAAACCTCGTTTCATCGAGGTTTAAGTAAAAATAAAATAAAAATATATATAGAAGTAGAACATCAGATATCTATTACTGCATAATCTCCTTGAAGTTAAAAGGCAAAGGTCTAACTATATAATTCAAACACAAATATAAAAGCACAATACCATTCCATTCCTACAGAATAATGCATACAGAATCAAAGTTTCTTGTTAATTTTGGAAGTTGGAATGTACCAAGACAAGGTGGTACACACTACACCAACTGCCATTTAGTCTAAACCGCATAGGAAATTAATAGCTAGCAATTGTCTCCAAACTGAAACTAATTCAAATATTACATTCTCCTAATAGTAACCTTAATCACTGCAACCTCATTTGTCTTTATCAGAATCGATAATAATAACATCATCTTCAGAACCACATGAGAACATCATCTGAATCAGAATCAGAGTCAATAATAATAACATCATCTTCATCTTCATCTTCAAGAAACCTGTCAGTTTTGCTGGCCTTTGACCTTTCACAGTGATTGTGTCCATAGATTTCAACAAAGAACTTGGCATGTCCATAGTAATGCAGAGTCACATATTCACCTAGCTTCAAAGAGTTTCCAACAACAAATTCTTCCCAACCCTCTTCCAAGAAGATTTCTCTCCCAATCCTTTTCACATCCACATTCCAACTTCCAGACATCGTCTCAAGACGGCACTGCTGAGGCACCACTCCATCAGAATTCCAGCAGAACTCTCGGGGGATTTGCTGCCAGAACCAAAATCCCACAAGGCCACAAATGGTCATGAAAGACTTACAAGCACAGAACTTTTACAAAGACATAGAAAACAAGAGATTTGCAAGCTTAGAATATGAAGAAGTTAGAAGGAACTTACAAGCTTCCCACTGTGAAGAACAGACTCATCCAAACACTTGTAGAAACCTGGACAATGAGTGTCTTCATCCTTTCTTCTTCTGCTGCAAGAACCGATCACAGTTTTGGGTTTGCTACCTTTTACTTCGGGTTTGAATAAAAAAAAATGATATATATACACCATCTAGCCCTCTGTGATAGTTATTACATATAAAATGAGAGCAAAAAAGCCTAGCTGCCTTTAAAGCCTCAAAAATGCTAGAGAAAAATGCAATCCAACTACCAAGCCTGCAGGTCATAAACTTTTGTTCAAGTCATAGTACTTTAAAATCTGGATAGGCTATAAATTCAAAGCCTGCTTAGTTTCTCCTTTTGTGTTTCTGTTACTGTGCTGGTAGTGCCATTCATTTATTTACTACACTCTATTCTTGTGTCATGTTTGCTCTGTCCCTGTGAATCACTTTGATTCTCTGCACACACCTGTTTAATTTTCTGATAGCGTCTGGTCCTGCTTTGGTTTTAATACATTGGTTCTTACAATCTGAGTAAAGAAGCTCCACAGAGAACACAAATTGTTCCACAACATCCCACATAAAACTGCATACGAATCAAAAGTCTTGTTCTTTTCATATGCGAAAACCAAACGCCTTCGGGGCACAGACAGCAAGTTCCTCTAAATATATAAACAAGGTCACATAAACATATTGCAACTCAATGTTGATGCATTGCCCAAAAAATGCCAAGTATTACAATACATTTGAAGAGCAAAGGTTATAGGTAAATAATAACGAAGAAAATAACAATTAATAAGACGAGCCAAAAGCTTTTATTGGCCAAAATGAAGAGCTCAACTTCATATAACATATAGTCGGTCGACCAGTTACAAAGTTATGGATTAGTAATGTACATCAAACAATTTGGCTCGACTATACTGAACAATGGGAGAAAGAATATCAATTCAATAGACCCCTCAGAAGTTTAAGTACAAGTGTTATGTTCTTTTTCCCATAGATGGTACACCACAAACAGTTGGATTATGACCACATTTCCGAGTAGTATCATGGGATATCCAATGAATTGATCTCCCCATGTGCCATATCAAGATCTAAGAAGTGAATTTTCTTGGGAGTTTTCTATCTTTGGTTTCAACAATCAACGAGAGTTTCTCTTCCTGCTGATTATGGGTTATACAACCAATACACTGCCAACAAGTTGCTACAGATGTACATTCATTAACCTACAACTGCAACTGCATGAGAGAGTGTAATCAGCAAACAGAAAACCAAAAAGAATATAAATAAATAAAATACCAGTGTTTCTTCCACCAGTGTGTGTGTGTGTGTGTGTGTGTGTGTGTGAGAGAGAGAGAGAGAGAGAGAGTGTGTGTGCTGTATTTTGAAAGGAAAGGGAGAAGAGTTCGGTGAGTTGTGTAACAGAAATTCCAATCCATTTGACTTGGGATTGATCTCCTTCCTTCCCTCTCCTAATTCTCACAATACTGGAACTATATAGCATCACTATATCATTTTGAAGCCTACC
Above is a window of Fragaria vesca subsp. vesca linkage group LG7, FraVesHawaii_1.0, whole genome shotgun sequence DNA encoding:
- the LOC101308622 gene encoding B3 domain-containing protein REM21-like — protein: MTICGLVGFWFWQQIPREFCWNSDGVVPQQCRLETMSGSWNVDVKRIGREIFLEEGWEEFVVGNSLKLGEYVTLHYYGHAKFFVEIYGHNHCERSKASKTDRFLEDEDEDDVIIIDSDSDSDDVLMWF